The window CCGGTGCCAGGCCGTACCAGGTCAGCAGCTCGTCGGTGTGGCGGACATCCCACAGGTGCCGGGGCCGATCAGGATCCATGCGCTGGTGCCACGTGCACGGCTCACGGGCGTGGCTGCCGGGAGAGGAGTCCGGCGGCGGGGACGTCGGCAGCTGCCCGGACGTCAGGAACAGCCGTAGCCGCTGACGGCCGTAGCCGGTGCGCGGGCTCCCCACCGCCAGGACCAGGTCGTCGTCGTAGCGGGCGAGTACCGACACCCGCCTCGGTGACAGGGCGGTGTGGCCGGTACTCGGGCGTCGAGGCAGATGCCAACGCAGCAGTTCGGGGGCGAGGTGCCGGAGATCCTCCTCGATCCGGCCGGTGGTGGCCGTACCGTATCGGGTCTTCGAAAGGTCGAGATCAACCGCGACGTCGGCGGCATCGCAGGCGCCCCGCCAATCGCCGGCGAGGCGGCGTTCCGTCGCCCGATGGATCATCGGGGCGGGCACCGCGTAGCGGCGGACGATGCTCCAACCCCGCGCGGCGGCTTCGGTGAGGATCACCGCCACAACCTAACCGCCGGGGGTTACGCGCCCTGCCAGCCCAGCAGGTTCCACTGCCACAGGAACCAGGTCAGCGCCACCATCCCGGCCAGCAGCGCCACCTGATGGATCCGGGCGGCCACCCCGGCGCCGCTGCCGCGCCAACTCCGGACCGTCAGACCGGTTGCGATCACCGCCACCGCCAGCGCCACGACCGGCAGACCGAGCAACAACCGGAAGCTCAGCGGTACGCCGTAGAGGAACTCACCGGACAGCGCCAGCAGTGTGATCATCAGCCCGGCCAGGAACACCACACCGAGCACCCCCGCGCCGACCGCCAGCCGCCGCGCGATCCGCCACGTGCGGGTCGTCGTCACCGGGCGCCGCCGGATCCGGCGCACCAGCGCGCCGATCGGCAGCACCAGCGCGGCCAGGACCGGCAGCAGCAGCACCGACAGCACACCCAGATTGACCGGAATCGTCTCGGCGGGCGACATCAGTTCGGCCGCCGACCCGTCGGTGGCGACATAACGCGTGCCGGTCGGGAACACCAGCCGGTCACCGTCGTCGGCCTGATATCGGCCGTCGTCCTGCCGGGTCCACGTCTTGCCCCGGAACGTCACCACCCCGGCGTCGTCGACGGCCAGCCTCGACGGCGAGAGCAGCGTGGTCAACTTCTCGAACGTCGACGCGTTGTGCCGGGTCGGTTTGTAGAAACCGGCCCGCGGCACACCACCGGCATCGGCCGGCTGCCCGGTGCCGGTCCCCGCGGGTCCCGGAGCGAACCTGTCGAAGAACGCGTCGACGAGTTTCAGCATCTCCGCAGTGCCGCCGGTGAGGCTGTTCAGCGACATGAACAACCCGAGATCGCAGTCCGGCAGCAGCATCAGCAGGCTCGTGAAACCCTCCCAGCCACCGTCGTGCATCAGCACCCGATGCCCGTTGACCGTGCGTTCCTTGAACCCGTGGGCGTACCCGTCGATCCGCGGGTCGGCGGTGAACGACCGCTCATGCATCCGAGCCATCGTCGGTGCGGCGAGGATCCGTCCCGGGCCGTGGCCGAGATGAGCGTTCATGAACTCGGCCATGTCCACGGCGGTGGTCGTCACCGACCCGTCCGGTGGCATCTGGTCGAACGTGAACGGATACACCTTCGGCGGGTTCACGTCGGTGTCGTAACTGCGGGCCAGATCCGGGGCCAGCGCGGCGGGCACCGGCTCGGCGGCGGTACTGCGTGTCATGCGCAGCGGGTCGAGCAGGTGCCGCTGAACGTACCGATCGTACGGTTCACCGCTGACCTCACTGACGATGTGCCCGGCCAGCGCGGCACCGAAGTTGGAATAAGCGGAGATCTCACCCGGCGGCCGGATCCGGTCCGGCAGGTGATCGGCCAGATACCGGCCCAACGGCGGCACATCCTCCGCCCGGCGAGCACCCGTGCCGGTGATGAAGTCCTCGAACCCGGCGGTATGGCTCATCAGATGCCGCAACGTCACCGGCTGCGGATAGGTGTCCGGCACCTGAAGATCGGTCAGATACCGGTTCACGTCGGTGTCCAGGTCGAGACGACCGGCCTGCACCTGCTGCATCACCGCGGTCCACGTGAACAGTTTGGAGATCGACGCGATCCGCACCAGCGAACGGGACGCGTCGAACGGCACCGCACGTTCGGTGTCGGCCGACCCGTACCCCTGGGCGAACGCCGTCGCCCCACCGGCCGCGACCGACACGACGGCGCCGGGCACCCGGTCGGCCGCCAACCTTGCGGGCAGCGCACCGTCGAAGAACTCGGCCACCGCGGCGGGCGTCACCGGTGGGCACGCGACCGGCGCCGCACCGGCTCGCCGGGCGGGCACGGCCGGCACTGCTGCGCAGCCGATCAACAAGCCGATCAGCGTACGGCGGAGAAGGTTTCGCATGATGCCGAGCCTTCCGTCGGCGGGGGTGGGGGCACATCGCCGCGCGGTCGACTCCGGAACCCCACGAAAGACGCAGACGGCGGGCCGTTTTCGTCGACGAAAGTCGGAGTGGCCGCCGGGGCCGCGTTGCCTACGCTGCCTTCATGCAGATCCCGCGGCGCACCCTGATCGACGGCGCGCTGGTGCTGACCTGTCTCGTGCTGACCCTGCTGGCGATCAAGACACCCTGGTCACCACTGCCGTGGCCGGTCGTGGCAGCCGCCGGCCTGCTGGGCAGTGCGGCGATGTGGCCCCGCCGCCGACGGCCGATGCTCAGCGCGGTGGCCGGGGCGGTCGCGTTCGCGCTGGCCGGCAACCCCGGACCGCTGTTCATCGGCGTCTACAGCGGCGCCCGGTACGCGCCCCGCCTGAACGCCTGGCTGTGCGGGATCGCCGGCTGGGTCGGTTTCGTCACGTGGTCCTGGTTCGACTCCGGGCAGCTGACCATCGACAACATCGTCTTCCCACCGCTGGGTATCGCCCTGATCGTCCTGGCCGGGATCAACCAGGCCACCCGCGACGCACTGCTGGCCTCGCTGCAGGAGCAGGCCCGGGCCGCCGACGAACAGGCCCGCGCCGCCGAACGCACCCGCATCGCCCGGGAGATGCACGACGTCCTGGCCCACAAGATGTCCCTGATCGCCCTCTACGCCGGTGCCCTCGAACTACGGGCCACCGACGACCCGAAACTGCGCGACGGTACGGTACTGATCCGCACCACCGCCCGGGAGGCCCTCGTCGAACTGCGTGAGGTGCTCGGCGTACTGCGTACCGACGACACCACCGAACAGTTCGCCGACCTGACCGCCCTCGTCGCCGCGTCCACCCGGGCCGGACACCCGGTCGAGCTGCACGACGACGCCGGCGACCTGCCCGCGGCCACCGCCCGGGTCGTCTACCGCGTGGTCCAGGAGGGCCTGACCAACGCCCACAAACACGCCCCCGCGGCGTTGACCACCGTGTCGGTCGGCCGCACCGACGACGGCAGCGTGGCCGTGGCCGTCCACAACAGGACCGGAAACACGGCGATGGACCTGCCCGGCTCCGGCGCCGGACTGGTCGGCCTCGCCGAACGGATCCGGCTGGTCGGCGGCTCGTTGCGCAGCGGCCCGACAGCCGGTGCGGGCTGGCAGTTGTCCGCCGTCGTACCCTGGCTGGATCCCCGACCGGAGGCGACGTGATCTCAGTACTGCTCGCCGACGACGAGGCGCTGATCCGGGCCGGCCTGCGGATGATCCTGGAGACCGCCGACGACCTGCTCGTCGTCGCCGAGGCAGGCGACGGTCACGCGGCGGTCGCCGCCGTCGACCGGCACCGCCCCGACGTCGTCCTGATGGACATCCGCATGCCGCACCTCGACGGCCTCGACGCCACCGCGACGATCCGGACCCGGCCGCAGCCACCGTCGGTGATCGTGCTGACCACGTTCAACACCGACCACGACGTGTTCCGCGCCCTCGAAGTCGGCGCCACCGGCTTCCTCCTCAAAGACACCCCACCGGCAGATCTTCTCCGAGCGGTACGCCTCGCCGCCGCCGGCGACGCCATGCTCTCACCGAGCGTGACCCGCCGGGTGATCCAACGCTTCACCGCCGAAGACCGGTCCCGCCCCCGAGCCGAAGCCCTCCAACGCCTCGAACCACTGACCGAACGCGAACGGGAGGTGCTCGTCGAGATCGGCGCCGGCCTCACCAACGCCGAGATCGCCCGCACCCTGCACATGAGCGAGGCGACCGTGAAAAGCCACGTCACCCGGCTGTTCGAGAAGCTCGCCGCCACCAACCGCGTCCAGTTGGCCATCACCGCGTTCCGCGCCGGCCTGGTCGAATAACCGCCACCAGCCGTCAGCCGGACTCCTCGGAGGTATCAAGATCGCGGTGATGGAGCAACAGGCGGTTGCAGTAGAAGATCCGGACAGTGAGCAGCGTGTCGATGTTCGCCAGAGTCGGACCGAGGTACTCATCTCGGTGCTCAGCGCTACTCAGTAGACTGACGGTGACGGAAGCGGCCGCAAAACCGCCGAGGAGCACCGCTGTACGGGTCATCGCCGCCGGTGACTGCGCGATGAGCCCCCACAGATCGTGAATTCGGCCACCGACGCCTGAACGGATGTCATCGTCGGGTAGGAACGGGAGTTCGGACGACGCGAGTTGCTGGACCACCACGTCCGGGCCGATCCATTGCTGAGCGGTAGCCCGATCGACCAGCACGATGCCGAGAACCTCGAGGCACGTGAAAACGGCCAGGCCGACCGCGATGGTGAGGCCCGATTGACGCAGCCCGGCCGCAAGCCACAGATTCCATTTCTGGATCGGGGTGCGAGTGTGGTCCGGCGCCCCCACGCCCTCGTCGTCGATGAAGTCCTCCGCGGGAGTTCCGCAGAGGCGGCCCGCGTCGATGCGCCGTCCGCGCAACTGACTCGACTGGCGGCGCAGGACCACTGCGGTCGGTAGTAGTGCAACGAACCAGATGATGACCAGTGCGATGAAGACGCGCGTCCAGGTGAGCTGGTTCGTCATCTGCCACGTCTCCGCGGAGAAGAAGATGAACAGGACGGCGATGAACGCGACCGGGATGACCTGGGCCTGGACGGTGGTGAGGGCGCGACGGTGGTCGAACGTCGCCTTCAGGGAATGCCATATCAGGCGCAGGACACCGAACTTCGCAGTGAGCCAGGACACCGCCAGGATCACGAGAAACCATTTCGCGATCCGGACGGTCGCCAAGGCGATGAATTCCGGTAGATAACCGGGGTCGTACGAATACAGGTAGGAATATCCATACTCGTCGCAATAGCTCAACGGTTGGCCGCCGATGCAGTACGGCCACCCGTATTCGCGTTCCAGTTCGTCGTACGGCATAGCGAGACTGCCGAGCCCTTCGACACCGACGGAGTCGCTGAGGACGGCCAAAGCGACGGCCGGCGCGAGTAGGCATCCGATGATCCAAAGCGCGGCCCGCCACGTTCGCAGCCGCCCGAACTGGACGTGCCGACTCAGAAACGCGTGTGTCGGGGCCGCCAGACCTGCAGCGGCAACGACGACGGTGGCGAGGTCGACAAGGATGGCGAAGGGAAAGAGCACTGAGAACGGGCTGTCAGCGTCGGCCAGCACCACTGTCGAACTGAGTGACGTCAGAGACACCAGGCCCAGCATGGCGGCGTTGATGATGACGAGCACCGTCAGAGCCGGGCGGAGCGGCGCAAAATCAGGACGGTCTGTTTCGATGAATGTGGGAAATCCCTGACGCTGGAACCAGTCATCGGTGGCTCGGACTGCCGTGTCGTTCACCCGGATGACCTTGCATCGAAGCCGTTCATGATCGCCATCGGCATATCGGCGGGCGGGGCGCAGCGCCCTACCGGGGCCGACCCGCCGACGAGGGCGCCACCCAACTGGCCAACATCCGCAGACGCTCCTCGTCCGCCGACCCCGGCTCGGCGGTGCAGACGCTCAGCATCGGGCCGTCCTGCACCGCGATCGGCAGGTTCATCGAGTGGTACGCCAAGGTCAGCGGCCCGGCGAACGGATGCCGGAACACCTTCGTACCCCGGTAGTTGATCACGATGTTGTGGGCCTGCCAGCGGGCCCGGAACTCGCCACTGACCTCGGACAACTCACCCACCAGATCGTGCAGGGCCTGATCGCAGTGGGCCCGGCCGACCTCGGTGCGCAGCAGACCGACCAGCACGTCGGCCGTCGCCTCCCAGTTGCCGTGGAACTCCCGCGCCGCGGGGACGAGGAAGTGAAAACGCGCCAGGTTGGGCTGCTCCGCGCTGTCGAACAGCGGCGCATACAACGCCCGGCCCAGCGGATTGATCGCCAGCACGTCCAGCTTCTTGCTGGTCACCATGGCGCTGGACAACGTCATGCTGTCGAGCAACCACTGCACGGTCGGCGGCAGCTCGACCCTCGCCGCGGTGGCCGGGCACTCCCGCGCCGAACCGCCCGGCGTCTCGGCCCGGGCGACCCGAGCCATGTCGAACAGGTAGATCCGCTCCTCGTCATCCAGCCGCAACGCCCGCGCCACCGCCTCCAACACGTCATACGACACGTCACGGATGTGGCCCTTCTCCAACCGGGTGTACCACTCCGTACTGACCCCGGCGAGCACCGCCACCTCCTCGCGCCGCAGCCCCGGCACCCGACGCCGGGCGCCCCCGGGCAACCCCGCCTGAGCAGGCGTGATGCGGGCCCGGCGGCTGATCAGGAACTCGCGGACGGCGATGCGGTTGTTCACGCCGACCACGGTACGTCGCCGCCCGACCGTCAAGGGGGTGGCGTTTCTCCCCGATGAGCCGAGCCTGGAACACCCCGCACCGCGGGTCTTGCATGGGTGCCACGAGACCCCACGTTCGAGGAGCAACACCGAAAATGCGAGCAACCCTGCTGTACGGCGCCGGCGACATCCGAGTCGAAGAGGTTCCCGACCCACGGCTCGTACACCCCACCGACGCCGTCGTCCGTATCACCGCCGCCTGCATCTGCGGCTCCGACCTGTGGCCGTTCGACACGAAACCGGCCGACGGCGTCCCGACCCGGATGGGCCACGAGTTCATCGGCGTGGTCGAGGAGACCGGCACCGACGTGACCACCGTCCGCGCAGGCGACCTGGTCGTGGCGCCGTGGGTGTTCAGCGACGGCACCTGCGAATACTGCCGCGAGGGTCTGACCACCTCCTGCACCCACGGCGGCATCTGGGGCTACGGCGACGCCGACGGCGCCCAGGCCGAGGCCATCCGTGTCCCACACGCCGACGGCACCCTGGTCAAACTGCCGGTGGCCGCCGACTCCGCGTTGATCCCGTCGCTGCTCACCCTCTCCGACGTGTTCGGCACCGGCCACCACGCGGCCGTCCGCGGCGGGGTGACCGCCGGTTCGTCGGTCACGGTGATCGGCGACGGCGCCGTAGGCCTGCTGGCCGTGCTGGCCGCGAAACGACTCGGCGCCGAGCAGATCGTGCTGATGGGCCGCCACAAGGCCCGCACCGACCTGGGCCGCGAGTTCGGAGCCACCGACGTGGTCGCCGAACGCGGCGACGCCGGCATCACCGCGGTCCGCGAACTCACCGCCGGTCAGGGCACCACGGTCGTCATCGAGGCGGTCGGCACCCGCCCCGCCTACGACCAGGCCGTCGGCGCCGTCCGCAACGGCGGCACGATCAGCCGGGTCGGCGTCCCCCAGTACGAGGACGCGCCCGTCGGCATCGGCAGCCTGTTCTTCCGCAACATCCGGCTGACCGGCGGCGCCGCACCGACCCGCCCGTACATCGCCGAACTGCTCCCCGACGTCCTGAACGGCACCGTCGACCCCGGAAAGGTCTTCGATGCGACCACCGACCTGACCGGCGTCCCCACCGGCTACCGCCAGATGGCCGCCCGCGAAAGCCTCAAGGTCCTGGTCCACCCCTGACCGACGCGGAGAGTCGGTTCGAGATCCACCTGACCGTTCCCGCGAGCCGGCCCGCCTCGATCTTGAGGCGGGCCGGAAACCCATTCCTAACGCCGACGGCGTGCGAATCGGTCTATTTTGAGAATATTGCGAAGCTGCGGCGACCATCCCGGCGTCCTAAGTGTCGTATTCGCCGTTCCATGGCTCGCGGAACCCGAGTCTTTGTGGGTAGAGCTCGGCCCGTGGTCCGCCGTGGCCCTGATCTGGATCGTCGCTGGTCTCGTCGATGAGGCCGAAAACGATGTCGTCGAAGTCGACCCGGAACGGTCGGATGGCGATATCGCAGTTCGTGACCGGGTCGAGGCCGGCCAGCCATTCCGACAAGACCTGTTCGGCGGCCTCGACGGCTGCCGGGCTGTCGCCCCTGACGCCGGTGAACCGCAGGTTCGAGCCGGTGTGGTGCCCGTCGTCACCGAAGAGATGGAGCACCGCGTAGATCCGCTGCTGGTTGCGCCAGTCGCGACCTCGCCTGACGCCTTCCTGGTAGGCGCCGGTGATGTCAGCGAAGAACTGTCCGCCCGCATGCCGTCCGATGCGACCGGTACGGTAGCCGGGCTTGTACTTGATCGGGATGACGTCGGGGAGTCGCACAGCGCGGATCGTAGCCGCGCCCGCTCATGGCACCGCGTTGCGGCGACGTTGGATCGTCTGCCAGGAGCCGTCTACCGACGCCGGCCCGGAGAGAGCCTCCGATCTTGTCGGTGGTGCTTGCTACGTTGCGTTCGTGAGCGAGGCGTATACGGTCTTCTGGCCCCAGGACCGCTGGCAGCGCGCGCTGGGTATGCACCGGCCGCTTGAAGTGATGTTCGGTGGACCGCATTTGTCCGAGCCGAGTTTCCGACGTGCGAAGGTCGGTCCAGGTGACCTGCTCTACCCCATCGGCGTGCATCGCCAGGTGCTATTCGTCTTCGGGCGCATGCGCGTGCGCGAGATCGTGGAAGCCGATGGTGCTCGGCTGAAGGAATACTACGACCGATTTCGTCCGTGGCGTTTCTTGGCGGCGACCTGCACGGACGAGGTCGTGCTCGGCGAGGAGGGCACCATCGTGTACGGCAAACGAGCCGTCCCCGGTGAGATGCTGAAGACACTCACCTACATGCCGCGCCGAGGTCCACGGCCGATCAAACATGTCAGTGCG of the Actinoplanes sichuanensis genome contains:
- a CDS encoding serine hydrolase domain-containing protein, with the protein product MRNLLRRTLIGLLIGCAAVPAVPARRAGAAPVACPPVTPAAVAEFFDGALPARLAADRVPGAVVSVAAGGATAFAQGYGSADTERAVPFDASRSLVRIASISKLFTWTAVMQQVQAGRLDLDTDVNRYLTDLQVPDTYPQPVTLRHLMSHTAGFEDFITGTGARRAEDVPPLGRYLADHLPDRIRPPGEISAYSNFGAALAGHIVSEVSGEPYDRYVQRHLLDPLRMTRSTAAEPVPAALAPDLARSYDTDVNPPKVYPFTFDQMPPDGSVTTTAVDMAEFMNAHLGHGPGRILAAPTMARMHERSFTADPRIDGYAHGFKERTVNGHRVLMHDGGWEGFTSLLMLLPDCDLGLFMSLNSLTGGTAEMLKLVDAFFDRFAPGPAGTGTGQPADAGGVPRAGFYKPTRHNASTFEKLTTLLSPSRLAVDDAGVVTFRGKTWTRQDDGRYQADDGDRLVFPTGTRYVATDGSAAELMSPAETIPVNLGVLSVLLLPVLAALVLPIGALVRRIRRRPVTTTRTWRIARRLAVGAGVLGVVFLAGLMITLLALSGEFLYGVPLSFRLLLGLPVVALAVAVIATGLTVRSWRGSGAGVAARIHQVALLAGMVALTWFLWQWNLLGWQGA
- a CDS encoding sensor histidine kinase; translation: MQIPRRTLIDGALVLTCLVLTLLAIKTPWSPLPWPVVAAAGLLGSAAMWPRRRRPMLSAVAGAVAFALAGNPGPLFIGVYSGARYAPRLNAWLCGIAGWVGFVTWSWFDSGQLTIDNIVFPPLGIALIVLAGINQATRDALLASLQEQARAADEQARAAERTRIAREMHDVLAHKMSLIALYAGALELRATDDPKLRDGTVLIRTTAREALVELREVLGVLRTDDTTEQFADLTALVAASTRAGHPVELHDDAGDLPAATARVVYRVVQEGLTNAHKHAPAALTTVSVGRTDDGSVAVAVHNRTGNTAMDLPGSGAGLVGLAERIRLVGGSLRSGPTAGAGWQLSAVVPWLDPRPEAT
- a CDS encoding response regulator, with protein sequence MISVLLADDEALIRAGLRMILETADDLLVVAEAGDGHAAVAAVDRHRPDVVLMDIRMPHLDGLDATATIRTRPQPPSVIVLTTFNTDHDVFRALEVGATGFLLKDTPPADLLRAVRLAAAGDAMLSPSVTRRVIQRFTAEDRSRPRAEALQRLEPLTEREREVLVEIGAGLTNAEIARTLHMSEATVKSHVTRLFEKLAATNRVQLAITAFRAGLVE
- a CDS encoding helix-turn-helix domain-containing protein, with the translated sequence MNNRIAVREFLISRRARITPAQAGLPGGARRRVPGLRREEVAVLAGVSTEWYTRLEKGHIRDVSYDVLEAVARALRLDDEERIYLFDMARVARAETPGGSARECPATAARVELPPTVQWLLDSMTLSSAMVTSKKLDVLAINPLGRALYAPLFDSAEQPNLARFHFLVPAAREFHGNWEATADVLVGLLRTEVGRAHCDQALHDLVGELSEVSGEFRARWQAHNIVINYRGTKVFRHPFAGPLTLAYHSMNLPIAVQDGPMLSVCTAEPGSADEERLRMLASWVAPSSAGRPR
- a CDS encoding alcohol dehydrogenase catalytic domain-containing protein codes for the protein MRATLLYGAGDIRVEEVPDPRLVHPTDAVVRITAACICGSDLWPFDTKPADGVPTRMGHEFIGVVEETGTDVTTVRAGDLVVAPWVFSDGTCEYCREGLTTSCTHGGIWGYGDADGAQAEAIRVPHADGTLVKLPVAADSALIPSLLTLSDVFGTGHHAAVRGGVTAGSSVTVIGDGAVGLLAVLAAKRLGAEQIVLMGRHKARTDLGREFGATDVVAERGDAGITAVRELTAGQGTTVVIEAVGTRPAYDQAVGAVRNGGTISRVGVPQYEDAPVGIGSLFFRNIRLTGGAAPTRPYIAELLPDVLNGTVDPGKVFDATTDLTGVPTGYRQMAARESLKVLVHP